Below is a genomic region from Lusitaniella coriacea LEGE 07157.
CACCAGTAGTGGCGGCACCACCCCGATGGGGATCTTTCCTTTTGGAGGGATTGGAGGAGATATTACCGTTGACGCTCGCGAGTCCGTTGAAATTACAGGAAGTCATGCAATTAGGTTTTCTGGTGGCTCGGTTGCGGTACTTCCCAGCGGTTTTAGCACGACAACCTTTACCCCATCGCCTGCAGGCAATTTAACCCTGCGCACTCCCCAATTGACCCTGGATGATGGCGCAACTCTGGATGTGAGGAGTCTGGGGAGTGGGAACGCAGGAACCCTTGATATCGCTGCAAACTCCATTGTCCTCGATCGCGGAAGTAGTTTCAATGCATCCACCATCACAGGCGCAGAGGGGAACATCAACCTTAATGCAAACCTCATTCTTTTACGTCGAGGGAGCAACATCACCACCGATGCAGGCAATACCGACGGGGGAAATATTTTCATCAACGCAAACAATATCGTTGCCGTCCTCACCGAAGATAGCGACATTAGCGCTAACTCCCGCAACTCCCGTGGAGGGAATATCACAATTAACGTATCGGGGGGGATTTTTGGGCTGCGGTTTCAACCCCAAGACACTCCCTTCAGCGACATCACCGCAACGGGTCGAAACTCGGCGTTGAGCGGTACAGTGACGATTAATACCGTAGCAGTGAACCCCACCGCAGGTTTGGAAAAGCTCGCACAAGATATCGCCGACCCCAGTAACCAAATCGCAACGGGGTGTACATCTTATGCCCAAAGTCGCCTGACCGTTCTCGGACGCGGGGGATTACCCGACAATCCAATCGTCAGACTTCCAGGGCAAACGGTGTGGCGGGATATGCAAGCATTTTCCTCAAGAGCAACCCGCAATGAAGCTTCGATTTCACCTCAAGAAGTTCCAACCTCTCGCCCCCTCCTCCTCATTGAAGCCAATAGCTGGCGAGTCAATAAAGCGGGGAACGTCGAGTTAATTGCCCTTTTGCCCCAGGTTGCGACAAATGCAGAGAATTATAACTGCAAGTTTTAGAGGTAACTTTAATTCCCTCAGATTTTTCGCCGAAAATTTCTCTATCAGAAGAAAATTACAAGCAAAAATCCAAATCAAATCTTCCCATACTTGTACGGAAATCTTGAGTTCATTTCGAGGGTGATACAATGGGGAAATCTTGTTAAAATCAATCGCCTCAACCATGCGTTATCGATACTTTTTCCTCAAGTTATTCGCTTTTTTTTTGTAGGATTATCGACCCTAGAAGCTAACGCTCAAATTGTCCCCGATGGAACTCTTCGTAACAACTCCACTGCTAATTTACTAGGGCCACAATGGATAATTACGGGAGGGAAAACAATAGGAAATAATCTATTCCATAGCTTCAATGCCTTCAACGTCGGTACGGGAGAAATTGCATTTTTTAACAACGCCGCAACCCTACAAAACATTATTGCGCGGGTGACGGGGGGAACGAGTTCGACCATTGACGGACTGATTCGAGCGAACGGAGTAGCCAATTTATTTCTGATTAATCCCAATGGAATTATCTTTGGGGCAAACGCTCAACTTGGTATTGGCGGCTCGTTTTTTGCTAGTACTGCCGATAGTGTCGTATTTTCTGATAGAAGTTCTTTCAGCGCAACCAATCCCCAAGCGGCTCCCCTACTTGCGGTAAACGTGCCAATGGGACTGCAAATGGGTACAAATCCCAGCAACATCGCTGTGAATGCCCAAAACTTGCAAGCATTTCCCGGTCGAACAATCGGTTTCATTGGAGGAAATCTGCAACTGAACAACGCCCAGGTGCGAGCCTTTCAAGGAAGAGTTGAATTAGGCAGCGTCGGAGCAAATAGTTTAGTGCGACTAACACCAAATACAACGAATATTGCCGCGAGCTATGAAGGCGTTTCCAACTTCCAGGACATTCAACTCTCAAACGCATTTTTTGATGTGAGCGGATTAGGCGGTGGAACGATTCAAGTTCAGGGGAGAAATGTTGCCGTTGGGAATGGTTCCACACTCGCGAGTCGAACGTTTGGTTCCGAAGCAGGAGGGGATATCATTTTGCGGGGAAGCGAGTCGGTATCGATAACAGGGGACAACCCATCAAGATTTACTGGAATTGCTCTTGATACTTTGGGGACGGGAACAGGAGGAAATGCCATTGTAGAAACCGAGCAGTTTTTACTTCAAGGAACAGCTAATATTGCTCTGAGCAGTTTGAATTCTGGCGCTGGAGGAAATTTGACAATTCGAGCGTCAGAGCAGGCGACTATAGTGGGTTTAGGACTAGATGCTTTAGAGCAGTTCTTAGATATTGCTTTTTCGGGGCAATTCACTCTGGGTACTCCAGTTGCAGGGTTATTTGCTATTGCGGCGGCTGATGGGCAGAGTGGAGATATTACGATTGAAACGGGTTCCCTCTCGCTGCAAAATGGCGCACTGTTCGCCAACGCAACCTTCGGTCAAGCGTCTAGTGGCAATATTAATATCCGCACGACGAGTTCTATGGAAGTTGTCGGTTCTGCGGTGCTTAATGCTGCAACATTTGGCAGTCAAGGCTCGGCAGGCAAAACCGAAATTGATACAAGTCAATTAACCGTGCGCGATGGCGGCTTAATTTCAACCATTACCTTTGGCAACGAACCGAGTGGAGATATCGCGATTACAGCGTCAGATTTTGTAGAACTGAACCGAACGCTTCCCAATGCCATCTTCCCAACGGGCATCACCAATAATTCCTTCGGTGTGGGAGCGGGGGGCGATGTCAAGATTGCTACAGGGCGATTTATTAACAGAGATGGAGCAGTTGTGATTGCAACTAGCGGCGGTATTCTTGGAACAGGATTTGTTCCCTTTGGAGGACCAGGAGGAAATATTTCGATTGAAGCGCGAGAGTCGGTGGAAATTACGGGTAGTGCAGCGAATCGTTTTGCAGGACAGGCAGGAGGGGAGTTAGTTGGCGGGCCGGGAACAACGACATCCACCTCATTTCCCGCAGGAGATTTAACCATTCGCACGCGCCGACTCACCCTTGCCGATGGTGCTTTCGTCGATAGTGCAACGCTTTCTTCTGGCAATGGGGGAAACCTGCTGGTTGAAGCGTCGGAGTCTGTAGAGTTGATTGGCAGGTCGAGTCTTACTGGATTTCCCACAAGCATAACAACTTCGTCGGGTCGTCCCGATTTCTCTCAGACAGTGGTGACGGGGAATGGCGGAAATTTAACCCTGAGAACGAAAAGTTTAGCTTTGCGAGATGGGGCAACTCTGGATATGAGGAGTTTTGGGGTTGGGGATGCGGGAACGTTGGATATCACGGCTCATTCCATCTTCCTCGATCGCGGAAGTAGTTTCAATGCATCCACTGTTTCAGGCGCAGGGGGGAATATCAACCTTAACGCCAAGCTCATTCTTTTACGTCGAGGGAGCAACATCACCACCGATGCAGGCAATACCGACGGGGGGAATATTTTCATCAATGCAAATAATCTGGTTGCCGTCCTCACTGAAGATAGCGACATCAGCGCCAATTCTCGCAACTCCCGTGGAGGGAATATCACAATTAACGTATCGGGAGGCATTTTTGGGCTGCGGTTTCAAGAGGAAGACACCCCCTTGAGCGACATTACCGCAACGGGTCGCGATTCTTCCCAAAGTGGCACGGTGACGATTAATACAGTGGAAATCAACCCGGCAGAAAATTTAGAAAAGCTTGCACTTGACTTTGCCGACCCCAGCCAGCAAATTGCAACGGGGTGTGCGGCATATGCCCAGAGCCGATTTGAGGTGATTGGACGGGGGGGTTTGCCGGAAGATCCAACGGTAATGCTTCCAGGACAAACGGTGTGGCGAGATTTGCAAGCATTTTCCTCAAGCACGACGAACGCAGAAGAATCGGTTTCTCTTCAAGAAATTAACACCTCTCGTCCCCTTGTAGAGGCAAACAGTTGGCGGGTAAATAAGGCGGGAAATGTGGAATTAGTGACAGTTTTGCCCAGTAAAATGGCAAAAGCAGGAATTACCGGTTGTGCGGCAGAATATTAATCTATATTTGAAATATATTTGTTGAAATTTCCTCTTTTATCGTCAATTTTCCTATAATACTTCTTGGGAAGTGGGAAAATGCGAATGGTAATCTCGTTTAAATCGATCGAGTCGTTCTTCTAATTCAACGGTAACTTTTTCCAGACGACGATCGCGGCTTAACTGAGGACGAACATTTTGAGCGATGCGATTGAGTTGTGCCGCGCCGAATTGAATTTCAGAATCGAGAAGCTGAGGCAGGGAACGCAGGCGATCTTGAAACAAACTGTTGAGATAATGGTAGATGGGCGAACGAATTCCTGGAGCGCGAGGATAGCAACTCCACAAGGGCAATACGTACGTCGTCATCGAAGAAGTTGGGTAATAATCGCTCTCATAACCAGGGATTGAGTATATCGCCAAAATTGGGCATTCTGCGATGGGAGCGGTAATAAGAGAGTTTCATCAAAAAATTGAGGAAATAAAGGATCGCGCTTTTTGTTTGAAACGGTAGCGTTTGACATCCAATGTTCCGCCAAATCCCTGAAGTTGTCGCAATTTCAAAGGTGTTTGCTGCCAGTGTTGGTAGGTAGGAATGGCAACCTGTTGGAGAAAATCGTGCCAACGGAGCGTGATTTGTTGCGGGAGAATTTCAGCCGCGCGCGATCGCGCGTTCTCCTGCATTGCTTGGCGCAGTGAGGGATTATCCCGCAAGTTTTGAAGTGCCGCGATCGCGCTTTGCACCGAAGAGACTTCTAAATAGTCCAGTTCGCTACGCCGTTCCCCCTGAAAAGCAGATTCGCATCCCAAAATTGCCGGGGTGCCAGCCAGCCAAGAATTATAGAGCTTTGTTGCGGGTTTGCAAAAGAAACAATTCGTTTGGGAGAGTTGACGACGATCGAAACTGCGCACCGATATAGTCGCATCGATCTGGCTGTAATCGATCCATTCCTCTCGATTCTCACAAATACGCCATTTAAGTCCCATTTCCTGCAATTTCTTCCCCCACGCAGCATCTTGCAACTCCGGTGCGAGGTTTCCCGGACGACCAAAGTAGGCAATGGTTTCAAAACGATCGCCACGATCGCGATCGCGCGCCACCAATTGCGGTTGCGTCCAGTGAGGCATAAAATAGCTATTCCTAAAATTCCGATCGCGGGGATTTTGGACGACGTGGAGTTGAGCGGCTGGATGCCCTTCTCGTTCTGCTTTAATGCAAATTAACATCGCCCCTGATTTCGATTGAATATCGTAGCCTTCCAACGCATCTCGATGAGCGAGAACAATCCCTTCATCGGGGAAAGTATTGGTCAAATGACAGGGAACGCCAATTGCTTGTAAGTTGTGGCAAGTTTGCACTGTCCACACGCAAACGCCATTATTCAAAGCACTCCAGTCATGCTTGAGAGAGTTGGAGGAGACGGAATAATACGAGGCGGGAAGGTAAAAATAAATGGGAGGAAGAGTGTTCCCAGTGCTGACTGCCGGAGGAAAGTTGCTGCGCGATTTCGAGTTAAAACGTCGAACAGTTTTAAGTTGCATTGTTCAGCGATATTTTGTTGTGGATTTTGCTGCTTCCCTTTATCATTCCCATTGCCTCCTGAG
It encodes:
- a CDS encoding two-partner secretion domain-containing protein, giving the protein MIQWGNLVKINRLNHALSILFPQVIRFFFVGLSTLEANAQIVPDGTLRNNSTANLLGPQWIITGGKTIGNNLFHSFNAFNVGTGEIAFFNNAATLQNIIARVTGGTSSTIDGLIRANGVANLFLINPNGIIFGANAQLGIGGSFFASTADSVVFSDRSSFSATNPQAAPLLAVNVPMGLQMGTNPSNIAVNAQNLQAFPGRTIGFIGGNLQLNNAQVRAFQGRVELGSVGANSLVRLTPNTTNIAASYEGVSNFQDIQLSNAFFDVSGLGGGTIQVQGRNVAVGNGSTLASRTFGSEAGGDIILRGSESVSITGDNPSRFTGIALDTLGTGTGGNAIVETEQFLLQGTANIALSSLNSGAGGNLTIRASEQATIVGLGLDALEQFLDIAFSGQFTLGTPVAGLFAIAAADGQSGDITIETGSLSLQNGALFANATFGQASSGNINIRTTSSMEVVGSAVLNAATFGSQGSAGKTEIDTSQLTVRDGGLISTITFGNEPSGDIAITASDFVELNRTLPNAIFPTGITNNSFGVGAGGDVKIATGRFINRDGAVVIATSGGILGTGFVPFGGPGGNISIEARESVEITGSAANRFAGQAGGELVGGPGTTTSTSFPAGDLTIRTRRLTLADGAFVDSATLSSGNGGNLLVEASESVELIGRSSLTGFPTSITTSSGRPDFSQTVVTGNGGNLTLRTKSLALRDGATLDMRSFGVGDAGTLDITAHSIFLDRGSSFNASTVSGAGGNINLNAKLILLRRGSNITTDAGNTDGGNIFINANNLVAVLTEDSDISANSRNSRGGNITINVSGGIFGLRFQEEDTPLSDITATGRDSSQSGTVTINTVEINPAENLEKLALDFADPSQQIATGCAAYAQSRFEVIGRGGLPEDPTVMLPGQTVWRDLQAFSSSTTNAEESVSLQEINTSRPLVEANSWRVNKAGNVELVTVLPSKMAKAGITGCAAEY
- a CDS encoding glycosyltransferase — protein: MQLKTVRRFNSKSRSNFPPAVSTGNTLPPIYFYLPASYYSVSSNSLKHDWSALNNGVCVWTVQTCHNLQAIGVPCHLTNTFPDEGIVLAHRDALEGYDIQSKSGAMLICIKAEREGHPAAQLHVVQNPRDRNFRNSYFMPHWTQPQLVARDRDRGDRFETIAYFGRPGNLAPELQDAAWGKKLQEMGLKWRICENREEWIDYSQIDATISVRSFDRRQLSQTNCFFCKPATKLYNSWLAGTPAILGCESAFQGERRSELDYLEVSSVQSAIAALQNLRDNPSLRQAMQENARSRAAEILPQQITLRWHDFLQQVAIPTYQHWQQTPLKLRQLQGFGGTLDVKRYRFKQKARSFISSIF